A genomic segment from Flavobacterium inviolabile encodes:
- a CDS encoding MFS transporter codes for MNLSRTDVGFMAICTGLIVANLYYCQPLIILIAKEFSIPEDQAGTITYLTQAGYAIGMFFMVPLGDKLERKKQIQITTLAAVAALIIAATATNFKMLQIASFLIGASSIVPQLILPLSASLASPEQRGKVIGTVMSGLLVGILISRTVSGFIGAWLGWRGMFWIAAVLCLLIVIVIQKKFPVNRPNFKGTYGELLGSLFSLIKEQPLLREATLINALSFAQFGAFWTTMVLLLSGEPFHYNSATIGLFGIVGASGALAAPLVGKLGDKGNPRVVIGYGCLLLLISFIIFYFSSGSLIGILIGIVFIDVGLQSVHISNQTRVYSLLPEARNRMNTVYMSFSFLGTALGSAFGLWLWNYGKWHAFSIGGAMLSVAAIIIYALTYKRK; via the coding sequence ATGAATTTATCCCGAACAGATGTTGGCTTTATGGCCATCTGTACAGGTTTGATTGTTGCCAATCTGTACTACTGCCAGCCCCTGATAATTCTTATTGCTAAAGAATTTTCTATACCCGAAGACCAGGCTGGAACCATTACATATCTAACACAGGCCGGTTATGCAATCGGTATGTTTTTTATGGTTCCGCTGGGCGATAAGCTGGAACGTAAAAAACAAATACAAATCACAACGCTTGCTGCAGTGGCAGCTTTGATCATTGCGGCTACCGCCACAAACTTTAAGATGCTTCAGATCGCCAGTTTTTTAATCGGAGCCTCGTCCATCGTACCCCAGTTGATTTTACCGTTATCGGCAAGCCTGGCTTCGCCGGAACAAAGAGGTAAGGTGATCGGTACGGTCATGAGCGGTTTGTTGGTCGGCATTTTAATTTCACGAACGGTCAGCGGCTTTATCGGTGCCTGGCTCGGCTGGAGAGGAATGTTCTGGATTGCTGCCGTTTTATGTTTGCTAATCGTGATTGTGATACAAAAGAAATTCCCGGTAAACAGACCGAATTTTAAAGGAACTTACGGAGAACTTTTAGGATCTTTATTTTCGCTGATCAAGGAACAGCCTTTATTGCGGGAAGCAACCCTGATCAATGCGTTAAGCTTTGCCCAGTTTGGCGCTTTCTGGACCACTATGGTTTTGTTGTTATCCGGGGAACCGTTTCATTATAACAGTGCGACGATAGGCCTTTTCGGAATTGTGGGGGCTTCCGGAGCTTTGGCGGCACCGCTTGTCGGGAAATTAGGCGATAAGGGTAATCCGCGGGTCGTGATTGGTTATGGCTGTTTGCTGCTGCTGATCAGTTTTATCATATTCTATTTTTCTTCCGGGAGTTTAATCGGGATATTAATCGGAATTGTTTTTATTGATGTAGGTCTGCAATCGGTACATATCTCGAACCAGACCAGGGTTTATTCGTTGCTTCCGGAAGCCCGGAACAGGATGAATACGGTTTATATGTCGTTCAGTTTCTTAGGAACAGCTTTAGGATCGGCATTTGGTTTGTGGCTGTGGAATTACGGCAAATGGCATGCTTTCTCAATTGGAGGTGCGATGCTGTCTGTGGCAGCCATCATAATTTATGCACTGACTTACAAACGCAAATAA
- a CDS encoding peptidylprolyl isomerase, with translation MQDGIYAKFNTTKGAILVKLTHDKTPGTVGNFVGLAEGNLENDVKPQGKPYYDGLKFHRVIADFMIQGGCPLGSGVGGPGYQFDDEFHPELKHDVPGVLSMANAGPGTNGSQFFITHVETPWLDNKHTVFGHVIEGQDIVDAVAQGDLIDSLEIIRVGEEAQKWNAIEAFRTFEGSREKRLAEQKRQAEEALEKLAAGFEKTESGLRYKMIQKGSGKKAEKGKIVSVHYSGSLENGAIFDSSYKRKQPIEFPLGRGQVIEGWDEGIALLQVGDKARFVIPSYLGYGSRGAGGVIPPDATLIFDVELMDVK, from the coding sequence ATGCAAGACGGAATTTACGCAAAATTTAATACTACCAAAGGAGCTATTTTGGTAAAGTTAACGCATGATAAAACCCCTGGAACTGTTGGGAACTTTGTTGGTTTAGCGGAAGGGAATTTAGAAAATGATGTAAAACCACAGGGAAAACCATACTATGACGGTTTAAAATTCCATAGAGTTATTGCCGACTTTATGATTCAGGGAGGTTGTCCTCTTGGAAGCGGTGTTGGCGGACCGGGATACCAGTTTGATGATGAATTTCATCCGGAATTGAAACACGATGTACCGGGAGTTTTATCGATGGCAAATGCAGGACCCGGAACAAACGGTTCTCAGTTTTTTATCACACACGTTGAAACACCTTGGCTGGATAATAAACACACCGTTTTCGGTCACGTAATCGAAGGACAGGATATTGTTGATGCTGTTGCTCAGGGTGATCTTATCGATAGCCTGGAAATCATCAGAGTAGGGGAAGAAGCTCAGAAATGGAATGCCATTGAAGCGTTCCGTACTTTTGAAGGTTCAAGAGAAAAACGTTTAGCAGAGCAAAAACGTCAGGCTGAAGAGGCTTTGGAAAAATTAGCAGCCGGTTTTGAAAAAACAGAAAGCGGACTGCGTTATAAAATGATTCAGAAAGGAAGCGGGAAAAAAGCAGAAAAAGGTAAAATCGTTTCTGTACACTATTCCGGTTCATTAGAGAACGGAGCGATCTTCGACAGTTCATACAAAAGAAAACAGCCTATTGAGTTTCCATTAGGAAGAGGACAGGTTATTGAAGGATGGGATGAAGGTATTGCTTTATTACAGGTAGGCGATAAAGCCCGTTTTGTAATTCCGTCCTATTTAGGATACGGTTCCCGTGGTGCAGGTGGTGTTATTCCGCCGGATGCTACGTTGATTTTTGATGTAGAATTAATGGATGTAAAATAG
- a CDS encoding microviridin/marinostatin family tricyclic proteinase inhibitor — protein sequence MKNNKDLKKPFFANFLENQLTNEEKNSVQGGDIITLKATDTLQTLKYPSDNEDGPGPVTVPRYDLLQTMKYPSDNDETGGPILEPGGPFTEL from the coding sequence ATGAAAAACAATAAAGACCTTAAAAAGCCTTTCTTTGCTAATTTCTTAGAGAACCAATTGACAAACGAAGAGAAGAATTCTGTTCAAGGTGGAGATATCATAACTTTAAAAGCTACTGATACTTTACAAACATTAAAATACCCATCTGACAACGAAGACGGACCTGGACCGGTAACTGTACCAAGATACGATTTATTACAAACTATGAAATATCCATCTGATAACGATGAAACCGGAGGGCCAATCCTTGAGCCTGGAGGACCGTTTACAGAGTTGTAA
- a CDS encoding MvdC/MvdD family ATP grasp protein yields MILCISHSNDFYTIDIVIKRLKELGKEVFRLNSDEFSHQLQFDYSCDSQEVSVSIQQGDHSFTVKDIEAVYYRKLWRIALPDDLDDSFKNIYFQEYTTMRNLFFASLKDVPWMNPMELDHRIGENKLEQLSFAREAGLIIPESLFTNDPDKVKDFFYSVCQGNMIAKLHGSLSRSMKGNTPFFPTTLIQESDLERLDTLPYCPMIFQRNIAKLYELRVIYIDGTFYTGKINAEASEAGKTDWRAANDIKPSWEPYVLPDTVCTALDTMMKNIGLYFGAIDIIRRKDGDYVFLEVNPQGEWGMIQRDLGYPIGETIAEKLIARI; encoded by the coding sequence ATGATATTATGTATAAGCCACAGTAATGATTTTTATACTATTGACATAGTAATTAAGCGATTAAAAGAATTAGGTAAAGAAGTTTTCAGGTTAAATTCTGATGAATTTTCCCATCAGCTGCAATTTGATTATTCCTGTGATTCACAGGAAGTTTCAGTGAGCATACAGCAGGGAGACCATTCTTTTACAGTAAAAGATATTGAAGCGGTTTATTACAGGAAGTTATGGAGGATTGCACTTCCCGATGATCTGGATGATTCGTTTAAAAATATTTATTTTCAGGAATATACCACAATGCGTAACCTGTTCTTTGCATCACTCAAAGATGTTCCCTGGATGAACCCGATGGAACTCGATCACAGAATAGGAGAGAACAAACTGGAACAATTATCCTTTGCCCGTGAGGCAGGATTAATCATTCCGGAAAGTCTTTTTACCAATGACCCGGATAAAGTAAAAGATTTCTTTTATTCGGTTTGTCAGGGGAATATGATAGCCAAATTACATGGCTCGTTATCGCGCAGTATGAAAGGAAACACTCCTTTTTTTCCAACAACGCTCATTCAGGAATCCGATCTGGAACGATTAGACACTTTGCCCTATTGTCCGATGATTTTTCAGCGCAATATTGCGAAGCTGTATGAATTGCGGGTCATTTATATTGACGGTACTTTTTATACCGGAAAAATTAATGCTGAAGCATCGGAAGCCGGTAAAACCGATTGGCGCGCGGCCAATGATATCAAGCCGTCCTGGGAGCCTTATGTGCTGCCGGATACCGTTTGTACCGCTCTGGATACGATGATGAAAAACATCGGTCTGTATTTTGGAGCAATCGATATAATCCGCCGGAAAGATGGCGATTATGTTTTTTTAGAAGTTAACCCACAAGGAGAATGGGGGATGATTCAGCGTGATCTGGGATATCCGATCGGAGAAACCATCGCTGAAAAACTCATAGCAAGAATATAG
- a CDS encoding MvdC/MvdD family ATP grasp protein, whose protein sequence is MEKVLIITHTLDNECIDIVSRKIREHGGEPIRFNVDEYPLKYGLSTCYENGEWKTYLDYEGERVSIHDIASLWYRRSHNLGGRLDTVLEREYLGSVYGEIRATFFGMLESMNCFQLGKYSKYRRLDSKEEQMKIAAYLGMKVPESCITNSPEEAKRFVKDHPGGVITKMQSSFAIERNGVENVVFTNLIKEEDLDNIETLQYCPMQFQEKLDKKVELRITIVGEEIYAFEIDSQKMDNAKLDWRREGIELLEDWKPYELPADLRVKLLQMMDMYDVNYGAIDIIVTPDDEYYFLEINSAGEFFWLDRLLPDNQISDQIAKVLLGKAKRRYTPVFEESLA, encoded by the coding sequence ATGGAAAAAGTATTGATTATTACGCATACTCTGGATAATGAATGTATTGATATTGTTTCAAGAAAAATTAGAGAACACGGCGGTGAGCCGATTCGTTTTAATGTAGACGAATATCCTCTGAAATACGGTTTGAGCACCTGCTATGAAAACGGCGAGTGGAAAACATATCTTGATTATGAAGGAGAACGGGTATCCATTCATGATATTGCATCGTTATGGTACCGACGCAGCCATAATTTGGGTGGCCGTTTGGATACTGTTCTGGAAAGAGAATATCTGGGCAGTGTTTATGGCGAAATCCGCGCTACTTTTTTCGGAATGCTGGAAAGCATGAACTGTTTCCAGTTAGGGAAATACAGCAAATACAGACGTCTGGACAGTAAGGAAGAGCAAATGAAAATCGCAGCCTATCTGGGGATGAAAGTTCCGGAAAGCTGTATTACCAATAGCCCGGAAGAAGCAAAACGTTTTGTAAAAGACCATCCGGGAGGCGTTATCACAAAAATGCAGAGTTCTTTTGCCATTGAAAGAAACGGTGTTGAAAATGTTGTTTTTACCAACTTAATAAAAGAAGAAGACCTGGATAATATCGAGACGCTGCAATATTGCCCGATGCAGTTTCAGGAAAAATTAGATAAGAAAGTAGAATTGCGTATCACGATAGTTGGTGAGGAAATTTATGCTTTTGAAATCGATTCTCAAAAAATGGATAATGCCAAACTGGACTGGAGAAGGGAAGGTATTGAATTGCTGGAAGACTGGAAACCGTATGAATTACCGGCCGATCTGAGAGTGAAATTATTACAGATGATGGACATGTATGATGTGAATTATGGCGCCATTGATATTATTGTAACTCCGGATGATGAATATTATTTCCTGGAAATAAACTCGGCAGGAGAATTTTTCTGGTTAGACCGATTGTTGCCGGACAACCAGATTTCAGACCAGATCGCGAAAGTGCTTTTAGGCAAAGCCAAACGCAGATACACACCGGTTTTTGAAGAAAGTTTAGCTTAA
- a CDS encoding GreA/GreB family elongation factor, translated as MKPIPVLSLTDYQLLRELTKNSGDNKSAKEIMQLSNELDRAIVNKDDIVADNIVRINSFVEIEDTKAKQRMKIQIVLPQLSNIKEGKVSVIAPLSIALIGFKENDEVDWEMPAGIKSLRIISVTNPVV; from the coding sequence ATGAAACCAATACCCGTTTTATCATTGACCGACTATCAACTACTTCGTGAGTTGACAAAAAATAGCGGCGACAATAAAAGTGCAAAAGAAATCATGCAGCTGTCAAATGAATTGGATCGTGCTATCGTGAACAAAGATGATATTGTAGCCGATAATATTGTCAGAATCAACTCTTTTGTAGAAATTGAAGACACTAAGGCAAAACAACGCATGAAAATTCAGATTGTACTGCCGCAATTATCAAACATTAAGGAAGGGAAAGTTTCTGTAATCGCTCCGTTAAGTATCGCACTGATAGGATTTAAAGAGAATGACGAAGTAGATTGGGAAATGCCTGCCGGAATAAAATCACTGCGCATCATATCGGTAACCAATCCTGTCGTTTAA